In the Salvia miltiorrhiza cultivar Shanhuang (shh) chromosome 8, IMPLAD_Smil_shh, whole genome shotgun sequence genome, ttaattcTTGTTACTTTCATTTTAAAGTTTGAGCTGAGTACTGGGCTCGATTTTTGGGCAAGCAAGTTTAggctgaaaaatatgaaaagtttATCGCCAACAAAATTATTTAGCACTGATACAATTTTAGTGACCCTAAAAAATGTGTTAcaaaatttattactccctccgtccactattGTATTCTAATTTTTAGTTTGATCCGTCTATCAATTCATCTTCTACCTATTGTTAGTAACTATTttcttaacaaataaattattttaatttttaaaagtcATGCCCCTTTCTCCAATCAACAAATAAACAACAcgctttttcttaaaattcgtgccctTCCCTCTAgaacacgaattggtggacggatgggGTATATCTTTAAGTGTAATAAAATTTAGCTACACTCAcgcatatatctatatattttagttacacataaaaatataaataaattttgttaaattaaaaatagaataaatttCATGGCATATATCCATGTAATAAATTTTGTAACATCTATCTAAtactattacaaaatatttttgttatatataaGTGTCACAATATattttcactctctctctcacacacaaatTCACACATACAAACAAATATAAGTATATTAtactttaattattaataaaattatttttcgaagaactaattataaaatatattatcataaaaatagtCACACTTTTACATGTTACAAAACCAGTTACACCTTCAAATGTCACTAAATTTAGTGACATATCTTTAGTCTTACACAATAGCTACCCAACTACAACATAtcacaattttattttgttatatttataaGTGTCATTGTTTGCCAAAAATTATATCACTACTCAAGACATTTTGTTGTAGAGTAATGTCAtacatgaaatttaaaatagCATATAGAAATAGATATATCATTATTTTTCattggataaaataaaaattcattttaagatatagggttaaggtgcagataggcccctcaagtggaggcccttagagcgtttcagtccccttactaactgtatgtgcaaattggcccctgaactcaaaaaaacggtgcagatcggcccctctgacttaacaccgttatgggccgttagtcaagggggcgatctgcaccgtttttttggagttcaggggctaatctgcaccttttaactttttaattaattcaactctctcgctcaaaatttgatcgtcgttgtcgctgattcaagcttcggcgaggccggcggagggcgccgcccctttctttctctcttgggcgccgccgcctggcttttctcgatgaggagtcgcctagcttttctcgataaggagtcgcctctttctctcaaatccggcgaaatccggtgataaaggccgacgatgcccgtcgccatctacactatcggtGTGCTGTTGAATaaggacgccttcaaatcagagaccatggccaacatgatctcgatctcgattggggtcacgatcaccgcctacggcgaggcgaagtttgattcgttgggggtgattctgcaattgaGGGCGatgacgttcgagggagaattcgagtttccatttcgattatgtgattttcgggagcaatgacgccaatttggaattcccgatttggggcttgggaacttgatttcgtgattttcctcatctggtcggagaagatgagatgtgatttttttttaatgaacggtgtgcagatcagcccccgaactccaaaaagggaaaaggtacagattagcccctgaactccaaaaaaacggtgcagatcgccccctctgactaacggcctataacggtgttaagtcagagggggcgatctgcaccattttttagagttcgggggccaatttgcacacacagttagtaaggggattgaaacgctctaagggcctccacttgaggggcctatctgcaccttaatccTAAGATATAAACTCAAAACCATTTTGATTCAAATCTCATTGGagcatttttgttttttttaatccatcACTTTTCGCAACAAATTCATCATGTTAAAATTCATCGTATTTTCATAATTCGTAGTTCCTGTTTTAAAAAGagtttgtaatttttattttgcatttgttcaaataaatattacaccatattgaaattaaataaataaaataaatagtctaaaatatcttcttcttctttttatacAGAATTCAGAACACTGCTAGAAATAGAATGTAAATTCTTGGCTCGCCGCCAAACAGAACATCAAACGCTCTAAAAGACAAGCAAAGCAATGCGTGAAAAGGTGCAAGCACCATTCATTCTGAGTAAAATGATTAAACTTTTGAAAAGTATTATCGATTGGTGCACTTTATAATCTGGTCCACTTAGCCTTTTAAAAGTGTGGTGAAATCCTATTTCTGCTAATTCTTAAAATAACCCACTTTACCTCTTTTTGGATTACCAATGTTTATACCTTTCAACCCAAACTCGGGCATCTCTAAACCAAGGATTAACTAACTAATCCATCACAACTTCTTTTCCTATAGAGATGCACTTAAAGATGATACCGACTAAAAAAGAAACGCAGCCTCATGTTGAGAGATAAAATGGCAAATGAGAATTGAAATAAATGATCTATAAATTTATCGCAAGTTGAATAAAATACAGGTGAATTCCAAGAATCAAAAGAACCCCCGTTTTAGGGGAATTGGGCATAATAGAATGTAGGGAGAGCCATGTGATGTGATGCTGCGAGAGAGACGCACCTAACTATAAAGGTCATCGTCATCAGCTGTGGCGGTGGGTGCTGCAAAAGGATCGGCTGCAGTAGTGCCACTAGTATTGTCAGCAAACCGGAATTCAGAACCAAATCCTCTTGATTGCTGCAGCGTCTGAGCAAACGACTGATACTTGCGAATGTCAGCATCGCTCACACTCCTCCGAGCATACTTCATTGATTCCTCAAAGTGAGCAGCCCTGATTTCAGCTACTTCGTCGTCCACATCTTCCTCCATAGCTTCAGGGTTgtctcttcttctcctctccTTCTCAATATCCTAAAAAAGATAGGATTGCCCATTTGAGATTTGGTTTATCGAAATATATCACGTTTTCCAAGCAAAAAATAAATCACATTACAAAATCTTATGAAACACTTACTTTCTCAATGTTCTCTCTAATAGCGTATTTGCATGCACGTTGGCATATTTCTGTAATGTCGGCACCACTGAATCCTTGAGTGTATTTAGCAAGTACTCTAAGGTCAACATCTTTGGCAATTGGTGACTTTCTCAGGCATGCCTTGAAGATCTGAAGGCGTGATTCCTCATCAGGGAGAGGAATGTAAATCAGTTGATCAAGTCGACCAGGACGGAGAAGGGCAGCATCAATTATATCAGGCCTGTTGGTTGCACCAATAATGAAAACTGTTTTCTTAGCATTCATTCCGTCCATTTCAGTCAGGAGCTGATTCAATACCCGGTCAGCAGCACCACCAGCATCTCCTTGACTGCTTCCTCTCTGCAAGTAAAGAAAACTCGATATAAAGTAGATTAGGAAAAAACCAAGTTGTGAAATTTAAATATAGAGATCCAGAATTGCCATCTAAACCTGAGTTGCAATTGAGTCCAGTTCATCAAAAAACAGGACACAAGGGGCAGACTGACGAGCCTTGTCAAAAATTTCTCTAACATTTGCCTCACTCTCTCCAAACCACATAGTCAGCAACTCAGGGCCCTTGACACTGATGAAGTTTGCCTGGCACTCATTGGCAATAGCCTTGGCCAGTAAAGTTTTTCCACATCCAGGAGGGCCATAGAAAAGCACTCCTTTGGAAGGTGACATGCCAAACTTTTCAAACTTCTCAGGATGCTCCACTGGGTATTGAACAGTCTACAAGACAGCATCGAGATTGAAAACATGAGTTCAGAGAGACAATTGTTGGCTAATGAATACAATAGTGAAAAGGGAGAGAGCAAGAAAATGGATAAGTACCTCTTGGAGTTCACGCTTGACATTTTCAAGGCCTCCAATATCTTCCCAGCTAACGTTAGGCACTTCAACAACCTATCAATAATGCATCTTATAAGATATACGAAAGAACTAAAATAACAGAAAACAAGATGTATAACAACATGCTTACTGTTTCACGTAAAGCGGAGGGATTGCTTGTTCCAAGAGCTGTCTGAAAGTGCTCATTGGTAACAGCCATGGAGTTTAGTATCTCTGCATCAATGGTGTCATCTTCCAAATCAATCACATCCATCTTCTCCCTGATGCATTGAAGGGCTGCCTCAGTGCACAACGCAGCTAAATCAGCACCAACATATCCATGTGTGTCCTTGGCAATCCTTTCCAAATCAACCTGCAAAATAACCCGGTATTAGGTTGGTGTTACTATATCTATTGTGAAGCAGGAGAGATGAGATCAATATCAAGGAAAAGCTTGAGAAACTCGAGCTTACATCTTCAGCAAGCTTCATGTTCTTTGTGTGGATACGGAGAACCTCGAGACGCCCAATTTCATCAGGAACACCAATGTCTATTTCCCTGTCAAACCTACCAAACCTCCTAAGGGCAGGGTCAATGCTATTGGGACGGTTTGTAGCACCAATTACAATAATATGGGCACGGGCTTTTAGACCATCCATCAATGTCAACAGTTGGGAAACAATTCTCCTCTCTACCTCTCCATTGGTTTTCTCCCGCTTGGGCGCAATTGAATCAATTTCATCAATAAATATGATCGATGGTGCATTCTTCTCAGCTTCTTCAAATGCCTTCCTGAGATTGCTTTCACTTTCTCCTGCCAACTTTGACATAATTTCTGGTCCATTAATAACAAAGAAGAAAGCACCAGTCTCATTGGCCACAGCTCGGGCAATCAAGGTCTTTCCAGATCCTGGAGGTCCATAGAGAAGTATTCCTTTTGGAGGCTTGACACCAATTGATTTGAAAAGCTGTGGGTGCCTTAGTGGTAGCTCTACCAACTCACGAATCTGAGCCATCTGCTTG is a window encoding:
- the LOC130997773 gene encoding cell division control protein 48 homolog E — its product is MSNQPESSDSKGTKRDFSTAILERKKAPNRLVVDEAVNDDNSVVSLHPDTMEKLQLFRGDTILIKGKKRKDTVCIALADDTCDEPKIRMNKVVRNNLRVRLGDVVSVHQCADVKYGKRVHILPIDDTVEGVTGNLFDAYLKPYFLEAYRPVRKGDLFLVRGGMRSVEFKIIETDPVEYCVVAPDTEIFCEGEPVKREDENRLDEVGYDDVGGVRKQMAQIRELVELPLRHPQLFKSIGVKPPKGILLYGPPGSGKTLIARAVANETGAFFFVINGPEIMSKLAGESESNLRKAFEEAEKNAPSIIFIDEIDSIAPKREKTNGEVERRIVSQLLTLMDGLKARAHIIVIGATNRPNSIDPALRRFGRFDREIDIGVPDEIGRLEVLRIHTKNMKLAEDVDLERIAKDTHGYVGADLAALCTEAALQCIREKMDVIDLEDDTIDAEILNSMAVTNEHFQTALGTSNPSALRETVVEVPNVSWEDIGGLENVKRELQETVQYPVEHPEKFEKFGMSPSKGVLFYGPPGCGKTLLAKAIANECQANFISVKGPELLTMWFGESEANVREIFDKARQSAPCVLFFDELDSIATQRGSSQGDAGGAADRVLNQLLTEMDGMNAKKTVFIIGATNRPDIIDAALLRPGRLDQLIYIPLPDEESRLQIFKACLRKSPIAKDVDLRVLAKYTQGFSGADITEICQRACKYAIRENIEKDIEKERRRRDNPEAMEEDVDDEVAEIRAAHFEESMKYARRSVSDADIRKYQSFAQTLQQSRGFGSEFRFADNTSGTTAADPFAAPTATADDDDLYS